The following proteins come from a genomic window of Vanessa tameamea isolate UH-Manoa-2023 chromosome 6, ilVanTame1 primary haplotype, whole genome shotgun sequence:
- the LOC113393519 gene encoding sphingomyelin synthase-related protein 1-like — MDVDIIKWSNKEVMELLHKEKISSFIKDICKSQDIDGQCLLSFVDRDFYDYPFEQLKLGERKRFILLIKKLQRNNRKAMYELGLCEDQTLNNPATNINFVGTNLSHLSYNLHNQLQSELYATNTECISTYTPDVKASKLKPEVWKTAIALGYVFLVTWVTAVVMVIVHDKVPDMKKYPPLPDLFLDNVPHIPWAFDMCEITGSFLLAIWLVVLFFHKHRFIILRRFFALAGTVFLLRCFTMLITSLSVPGSHLKCEPRFYPPADDLTVWGRRLRQAYDIWSGAGMSVRGVRTCGDYMFSGHTVALTLLNFFITEYTSRSLYLLHILTWVMNMFGIFFILAAHEHYSIDVFIAFYITSRLFLYYHTLSNNQALMQSDSSRTRIWFPLLSFFESEVDGIVPNEYEGPMEIVNNLKQWLIQFVIDVKKSSMAKIAGTKLQEGAAMGEYSVVRLVDGIKRNLSLIEEYKSSRQRLVTLDKTVQAGMLDELPDSDLRHRNIAELTSDTLFREFSNPPSPIMKKNI; from the exons ATGGATGTAGATATCATTAAGTGGAGCAACAAAGAAGTTATGGAATTGTTACATAAAGAGAAGATATCATCgtttataaaagatatttgtAAATCTCAAGATATAGACGGTCAGTGTTTACTCTCTTTTGTCGACCGTGATTTCTATGACTATCCTTTTGAGCAACTGAAACTGGGTGAAAGGAAAAGGttcatactattaataaaaaaattgcaaagaaATAATCGAAAAGCGATGTACGAACTTGGTTTATGCGAAGATCAAACCTTAAATAATCCTgccacaaatataaattttgttggCACTAATTTGTCACATTTAAGCTATAATCTGCACAATCAACTACAAAGTGAATTATATGCAACAAATACTGAATGCATATCTACCTATACTCCAGATGTTAAAGCTTCCAAATTGAAACCTGAAGTGTGGAAAACTGCCATTGCTCTAG gCTATGTGTTCTTGGTGACGTGGGTGACAGCCGTTGTAATGGTGATTGTACATGATAAGGTTCCAGATATGAAAAAATACCCACCACTGCCTGACCTCTTCTTAGATAATGTACCTCACATACCATGGGCTTTTGACATGTGTGAGATTACTGGATCATTTCTCTTGGCAATTTGGCTTGTAGTGCTGTTCTTCCACAAACacag GTTTATAATACTCCGGAGATTCTTCGCGTTAGCCGGCACGGTGTTCCTATTGCGGTGTTTCACGATGTTAATAACGTCGCTGTCTGTGCCGGGGTCTCACTTGAAGTGTGAGCCGCGATTCTACCCGCCAGCGGATGATCTTACTGTTTGGGGGCGACGCCTGCGCCAAGCATATGACATATGGAGTGGCGCCGGTATGTCCGTCCGCGGGGTCCGGACCTGCGGCGATTACATGTTCTCGGGGCACACTGTGGCTCTGACACTACTTAACTTCTTCATCACCGAAT ataCTTCCCGCAGTTTGTACTTGCTGCACATCCTCACGTGGGTGATGAACATGTTCGGTATATTCTTCATCCTGGCGGCTCACGAGCACTACTCCATCGATGTGTTCATCGCGTTTTACATTACCTCACGTCTCTTCCTCTACTACCACACACTCTCCAACAACCAAGCGTTAATGCAGAGTGACTCTTCCAG AACAAGAATCTGGTTCCCACTGTTATCGTTCTTCGAATCAGAAGTCGACGGCATCGTTCCGAACGAGTACGAGGGGCCAATGGAGATAGTAAACAATTTGAAACAGTGGTTGATACAGTTCGTTATCGACGTGAAGAAATCTTCAATGGCGAAAATAGCTGGAACTAAACTACAGGAAGGCGCCGCGATGGGAGAGTACTCAGTCGTCAGACTCGTGGACGGCATCAAGCGGAATCTGAGTCTGATCGAAGAGTACAAGAGCTCCCGACAGCGACTCGTCACTCTCGACAAGACCGTGCAGGCCGGCATGCTGGACGAGTTGCCGGACTCGGACCTGCGGCACCGGAACATAGCGGAACTAACTAGCGACACACTCTTCAGAGAATTTAGCAATCCACCGTCACCGATCATGAAAAAGAATATATGA
- the LOC113393259 gene encoding SH3 domain-binding glutamic acid-rich protein homolog, which translates to MVVKVYISGISGNKEVKKRQQRVLMILDSKNIKYELIDITEPGREDDKDFMQNNSKSNGGTVSDPNPRTPLPPQVFNDEEYCGDYDQFDLANEVDTLEQFLKVEAPPEDSPFGKTANTLNGDVQSKEEKQELQNNSENTVESIENTSDTKEDPIDGSNDVVKETSDKEASVEKEESPVSQQPEEKEGTTEEQIEKPVEETEIESKQISKENTPVPEEAVNENGAVSSREQSQDKEQVNEQKIENPSEALIQSEQAASTE; encoded by the exons atGGTTGTCAAAGTGTATATAAGCGGTATTTCAGGAAACAAAGAG GTAAAAAAGAGACAACAGCGTGTTCTGATGATACTAGAttcgaaaaatatcaaatatgaattaattgaCATAACGGAACCTGGAAGAGAGGATGATAAAgattttatgcaaaataattcaaaatcgaATGGAGGGACCGTAAGCGATCCAAATCCTCGCACTCCTCTGCCGCCACAGGTGTTCAACGATGAGGAGTATTGTGGG GACTATGATCAGTTTGATTTAGCTAATGAAGTAGATACATTAGAACAATTCTTGAAAGTAGAAGCACCTCCTGAAGATTCTCCATTTGGAAAAACG GCAAATACCCTTAATGGAGATGTTCAATCAAAAGAGGAAAAGCAAgagttacaaaataattcagaAAATACAGTTGAATCTATAGAAAATACATCTGATACAAAAGAAGATCCTATTGATGGTAGTAATGATGTTGTAAAAGAAACCTCCGACAAAGAGGCTTCAGTAGAAAAAGAGGAGTCACCTGTTAGTCAACAGCCTGAAGAAAAAGAGGGGACTACAGAAGAACAAATTGAAAAACCAGTAGAAGAGACTGAAATTGaatcaaaacaaatttcaaaagaAAACACACCAGTGCCAGAGGAAGCTGTCAATGAGAATGGTGCAGTCAGCTCCCGTGAACAGTCACAAGACAAAGAACAAGTTAATGAACAGAAAATAGAGAACCCATCAGAGGCCCTCATCCAGAGTGAGCAAGCAGCTTCCACGGAATAG